CAACTACCCTTGTTCGCTGGGGAATTGCCCCACCGTGGTTATAACGTGCGTACCCTCCAGCCCGTGGACTATGCCAACAACACCCTCTCAGGTATAGGAAATGGTTGGTCGGGTTTAGATATAGGTAGGTTATTAATAGCCCTCCATGACCTTAAATCTTGTTACCCCCGTTACACCCAATCCATTGATTCTACTCTGCTCCATTGGTCTTATTTAAGGGTAATTCAAGATCAAAAAGTTCACAGTGCGATCGCCCTTAAAACCGAAAATCAAAACCTGACGAGAGTATATCCCAACAACTTTATCGGTTATCAAGAAATAGCCGAAAAAGGTTTTCAACTGTGGGGCTTCGACATTAATAACTCTAATCGTCAATATCGAAAGATAGATGTAGAAGGAATCTCCCTCCCCATCGCCCCCCAAACCTCCATTAACAATACCCTCCCCGAAAATAACCGCCTAATTAGTAGCCCCCTACTCCAATACGGTTTATACTTTGGGCTAGACACTCCCCTTAAACCTTACCTAGAAGGAGTTTTGAAAGCCGAACATCAACGGTATCAACGCACAGGAAGACTCAGTGCCAGTGATACTAGCTTAGTTACCAACGCCCCCCACGTCATCCACAGCACCATCATCGGTGATAATAATCAACCTTGGGCAGTATTAAGTGATCAAAACCCCCTTTCCCCAGACCAAAGAATTGTCAGTAGTGCCTCCGCCTTTGCTTATTATGCCCTTTTTCCCAACGATGATTATGCCCGTCAATTGAGGATGGCCATAAAAGATGCCTACGACAACAATCGGGGTTATAGTGAAGGTATCAGAGAAATAAATGGAGAAAAAGTCAACGGTTTTAGTGCAAAAACGAATAGTTTAATCTTACAATCTTTGCTTTATCATCTTAGTGATCAACAGTCTACCTTTGTCAATAACTTTAACCTTGATTCACCTTGGTGGAACGCTATCAGGGAAAGAAAACAGGGGAGTGGATTACCAAGGACTCCAAGACCAAGAATAATTGACAATTAACAGTGAATCATCAAATTTGTGTTGCTTATTCTCCTTCTAAGGAACTCAAAAAATGATTCACTCATTGTATCAAAAAGCATTAATCCCCCTGCCCTATCACAAAATGAAACTAGATTATGATTAAAGATAATTCTTTTTCAGGACATTTAGAAACTCGCCTGAAAAAGGGAACTAGACCTTTACGATTTCTGATTATTATCAATCTTATTTGTGGTGCGTGGTATCTACAATGGCGTATTTTGAATACCATTAATATTTCTGCCTTGTGGTTATCCATCCCCTTGTTAATGGCAGAAATTTACTGTTATGTGGGGGGATTAATGTTTTTTATCGGTTTATGGAATCCCCTTGAGCGTAACATTCGCTCTCTCAAATATCTTCAACCTGCCTTGCCAGAGGAACAAATTCCTGCAGTAGATGTTTTTATTACCTGTTATAACGAACCTGTGGAAATGGTAGAAGAAACCGCACGGGCAGCCTTAAATATGGATTATCCTGTATCCAAGCTCAAGGTTTATATTCTTGATGACGGTAACTCTCCAGAAATGAGGGCAATGAGTCAAAGGCTTAATATTGAAGATTTACAAACCCCTCGTTTAAGAGAAGAGATAAAATCTATTAGTTATAGGCGATCGCTTTTATTTGCTAACTTAGAACAAGTAGAAACACTAACTCCAGAACTTGCCAACGCGCAAAAAATATTGAATAGATTTCGTTTCAAAATTCGACCCGACAAAAAATTTACCAAAAGAGTATTACAGTGGTTTGAACAACAAAAACCATTATATGTACCCGATGAAATATGGCAAGACTGTTATATAGCTATTTTGGAAGGCTTTGAACACCAAGTTATTAAAAATAATCTTCAAACCGAAAAACAGTATTTAACTTTAATTGATTTGATCATCTTAAGTTATGGCATCGAAATTAAAATTTGGGACAATAATAGACACTACGAAACCAATAAACTATTTACCAGCCCCAATTTAACAGGAATAAATCAAGAAGACGAAAGACATTTTAAGTTTATCTCACAAGTGATGGATCGTTATAGTTATATGTCCATGGGTAAACAGGGAAACTGTCTCACCCTTTATAAATCCTACACTCCTATTCCTTGTGTGGAGGAAGGCGCCAAAGAATCTTTAATCGCAGGATATTTAAAAGGATTAACCGAGTTAATATTACAGTTTAACCCCAGTCTTCAACATATCAACCAATATTTGGAGCAAAAAAGAGAAGAACTATTAGACACGATCAAAAAAGAAGAATTAAAATTAAGTAGCCTGTTGAGATGTAGTTATATCGCCCGTCCAAAGCCCGAAGGCAAACCCCACCATGCCAAAGCTGGAAACATCAACTATGCTATTTTTTCGGGGGGAACAAAGGGAGATTTTATTTTAACCCTTGATGCTGATCATATTCCCCAACCACAATTTTTACAAAGAGTTATTCCTTATTTTTTCTCTTATAGCTTAATGACAGGGCGATATTATGAAAACATGATTGCCTTTGTGCAAACTCCCCAAGCCTTTTATAATTTACCATCTGGAGATCCTTTTGGTCATCAAGCCCATCTTTTTTATGGTCTAATCCAACAAAGTAAAGATGGTATGAATTCAGCTTTTTATACAGGTACAAATGCGGTATTGAGAAGAGAAGCCCTGGTGATGGTAGGATTAAAAAATTTTGCCGCAGATTTTCAAAAAGATGAGTCTCGATTGGAAGAGTTTGATTTGGTGGGGGGAGTATCGAGTAATAGCATTACGGAGGATATGAATACCGCCATGAGGTTGCACAGTGCAGGATGGAAGTCGGTTTATCACAATGAGCCTTTATCTGCTGGAGTGGCTCCTGATGATTTGATTTCTACTTTACAACAACGCCTGAGATGGGCGCAGGGTACTATTCAGGTATTGTTGCGGGAATCTCCCTTGACTAAGATAGGTTTAAGTTTGGGGCAGAGATTGCAGTATTTTCAAACTATGTATAGTTATTTTTCGGGTTTTGCCATCATAATTTTTTTACTCTGCCCGATTATTTATTTTTATACAGGCTCTATTCCTGTGACTGATTATGATAATGAGTTTGCTTTTTATTTTGTTCCTGCTTTTATTCTCAATCGTCTTACTTTTATGATGGCTAGTTGGGGTATTCCTGCACGGGAACTTTGGCGCAGTGAACAATATGCGATCGCCCTTTTTCCTTTATATATTCAAGCAGTAGTCAGTGTTTTTAGTGGAAAAAAACTCAGTTTCAAAGTAACACCAAAACAAAGACAATCGGGTAATTATTTACGTTTAGTTATACCCCAAATAACTATTATTATTCTCACCATTAGCGGAATTTTATGGACAGGTTTTCAATTAATTATCGGTAGATATGACCAACTTAATTTATTTCTCTT
The sequence above is a segment of the Cyanobacterium stanieri PCC 7202 genome. Coding sequences within it:
- a CDS encoding glycosyl transferase family 2 (PFAM: Cellulose synthase~COGs: COG1215 Glycosyltransferase probably involved in cell wall biogenesis~InterPro IPR001173~KEGG: amr:AM1_4863 cellulose synthase catalytic subunit~PFAM: glycosyl transferase family 2~SPTR: Cellulose synthase superfamily); translation: MIKDNSFSGHLETRLKKGTRPLRFLIIINLICGAWYLQWRILNTINISALWLSIPLLMAEIYCYVGGLMFFIGLWNPLERNIRSLKYLQPALPEEQIPAVDVFITCYNEPVEMVEETARAALNMDYPVSKLKVYILDDGNSPEMRAMSQRLNIEDLQTPRLREEIKSISYRRSLLFANLEQVETLTPELANAQKILNRFRFKIRPDKKFTKRVLQWFEQQKPLYVPDEIWQDCYIAILEGFEHQVIKNNLQTEKQYLTLIDLIILSYGIEIKIWDNNRHYETNKLFTSPNLTGINQEDERHFKFISQVMDRYSYMSMGKQGNCLTLYKSYTPIPCVEEGAKESLIAGYLKGLTELILQFNPSLQHINQYLEQKREELLDTIKKEELKLSSLLRCSYIARPKPEGKPHHAKAGNINYAIFSGGTKGDFILTLDADHIPQPQFLQRVIPYFFSYSLMTGRYYENMIAFVQTPQAFYNLPSGDPFGHQAHLFYGLIQQSKDGMNSAFYTGTNAVLRREALVMVGLKNFAADFQKDESRLEEFDLVGGVSSNSITEDMNTAMRLHSAGWKSVYHNEPLSAGVAPDDLISTLQQRLRWAQGTIQVLLRESPLTKIGLSLGQRLQYFQTMYSYFSGFAIIIFLLCPIIYFYTGSIPVTDYDNEFAFYFVPAFILNRLTFMMASWGIPARELWRSEQYAIALFPLYIQAVVSVFSGKKLSFKVTPKQRQSGNYLRLVIPQITIIILTISGILWTGFQLIIGRYDQLNLFLLNVGWSIYNISLLLVVIKAAVWQPSEIKK